The Sorangiineae bacterium MSr11367 genome window below encodes:
- a CDS encoding efflux RND transporter permease subunit, translated as MNITDVSIKNPVFAWMLMACTVLFGVVAITRIGVSQYPDVDNPNITVSLSWPGASPPAVERQIVEPIEQAISQVEGVQSLASQARSGSARITATFDMSRDVDLALQDIQARVAQTQRSLPKDVQAPTVSKSNPDDTAILTIGVSGPFSRQMLADAARYQVQERLQTVPGVGQITLNGVVDRNVRIWLDASKLAEKGIVANDIISAISREHVEVPGGQLMSGGRALDVRLLGEALDLESFRHLVIKRSKPAPVYLEDVASVEDGFADATSIALLDGVPFQALGVLKQRGTNAIAVATGVRQRIAEIQSSLPDGMKVDILFDSTTFIEESVHEIELELVMAVVLTAFVCWLFLGSLSSTLNVVLAIPMSLLGTIAVVYFFGFTLNTFTLLGLSLAVGLVVDDAVMVMENIFRHAEMGKDKKKASSDGTKEITFAALAATLAVIAIFLPVVFMKGVIGRFFFQFGVTLSVAVMLSYFEAITLAPARCSQMLTTSREGRSRVGRAADAAFSWLERFYARVIAAALKRPNTVLVAAIAVLGASLALVKLVPTEFVPSQDQSRLTVRVQTEGGSSIEAAAPLLAKVEERLAKHPEIEHAMVTLSAANGQYTLNLVPPDKRKASAQQLMAVLRKELSGIPGVKASIQDPSQQSFGAAKGSPVAFTVRGSDWDQLVAASTKLQQDLEASGVAVDLNSDYRIGSPELQIIPDRARATELGISVSDLGSTVSALVGGNTVGKFTTEGRRIDIRMRLLASQRSRPEDLSLIQMRAATGQLVPMSMVVTQREQPVLQTISHLDRERAISINGNVGPGHSQAEAMTKVMDLAKALPMGIHVVATGQASQLEETTGGLWFALGIGILVAYMVLASQFNSFLHPVTVLTILPLAVAGAVMGLVVSGKSLNLFSMIGLLLLMGIVKKNAILLVEYANHVREQEPHLDAAEAMKKAGPLRLRPILMTTVATMMAAVPPILGLGPGTETRSPMAAAVLGGLTVSTILSLVVVPAFYVVTDRAKVRLAARLFTARAPSP; from the coding sequence GTGAACATCACCGATGTCTCCATCAAGAACCCGGTGTTCGCATGGATGCTCATGGCCTGCACGGTGCTCTTCGGCGTCGTGGCCATCACCCGCATCGGCGTGAGCCAATATCCGGACGTCGACAACCCGAACATCACCGTCTCCCTCTCCTGGCCCGGCGCCTCGCCGCCCGCCGTGGAGCGGCAGATCGTCGAACCCATCGAGCAGGCCATCTCCCAAGTGGAGGGCGTCCAATCGCTGGCCTCGCAGGCGCGCTCGGGCAGCGCGCGCATCACCGCCACGTTCGACATGTCGCGCGACGTCGACCTCGCCCTGCAGGACATTCAAGCGCGCGTCGCGCAGACGCAGCGATCGCTCCCGAAGGACGTCCAGGCGCCCACCGTCTCCAAGTCGAACCCCGACGACACGGCCATCCTGACCATCGGCGTTTCCGGGCCATTTTCGCGCCAGATGCTCGCCGATGCCGCGCGCTACCAGGTGCAAGAGCGCCTGCAGACCGTGCCCGGCGTGGGGCAAATCACCCTGAACGGCGTCGTCGACCGCAACGTACGCATCTGGCTCGACGCCAGCAAGCTCGCCGAAAAGGGCATCGTCGCCAACGACATCATCAGCGCCATCTCGCGCGAGCACGTCGAGGTGCCGGGCGGGCAGCTGATGAGCGGCGGGCGCGCGCTCGACGTGCGCCTGCTCGGCGAGGCGCTCGACTTGGAGAGCTTCCGGCACCTGGTCATCAAACGGTCCAAGCCCGCCCCCGTCTACCTCGAGGATGTGGCGAGCGTCGAAGACGGGTTTGCCGACGCCACCAGCATCGCCTTGCTCGACGGCGTGCCGTTTCAGGCGCTGGGCGTTCTCAAGCAGCGCGGCACCAACGCCATCGCCGTGGCCACCGGCGTGCGCCAGCGGATCGCCGAGATCCAGAGCAGCCTCCCCGACGGGATGAAGGTCGATATCCTCTTCGACTCGACGACCTTCATCGAGGAATCGGTCCACGAGATCGAGCTCGAGCTGGTCATGGCCGTGGTGCTCACCGCCTTCGTGTGCTGGCTCTTTCTCGGCTCGCTCTCCAGCACGCTGAACGTCGTGCTCGCGATCCCCATGTCGCTCCTCGGCACCATCGCGGTGGTCTATTTCTTCGGCTTCACCTTGAACACGTTCACCTTGCTGGGCCTCTCCCTGGCCGTCGGCCTCGTGGTCGACGACGCCGTTATGGTCATGGAGAACATTTTCCGCCACGCGGAGATGGGAAAGGACAAGAAGAAGGCCTCCAGCGACGGCACCAAGGAGATCACCTTCGCGGCGCTGGCGGCGACGCTGGCGGTCATTGCCATCTTTTTGCCGGTGGTCTTCATGAAGGGCGTCATCGGCCGCTTCTTCTTCCAATTCGGCGTGACCCTCTCGGTGGCGGTGATGCTCTCGTACTTCGAGGCCATCACCCTGGCGCCCGCGCGCTGCTCGCAGATGCTCACCACGTCCCGCGAAGGCCGAAGTCGCGTGGGGCGCGCGGCCGATGCCGCGTTCTCGTGGCTCGAGCGGTTCTATGCGCGCGTGATTGCCGCCGCGTTGAAGCGGCCGAACACGGTCCTGGTGGCGGCCATCGCGGTGCTGGGCGCGTCGCTCGCACTGGTAAAGCTGGTGCCGACGGAGTTCGTGCCATCGCAGGATCAGAGCCGGCTCACGGTGCGCGTGCAGACGGAGGGCGGCTCGTCGATCGAGGCGGCGGCGCCGCTCCTGGCGAAGGTCGAAGAGCGCCTGGCGAAGCACCCCGAGATCGAGCACGCCATGGTGACGCTCTCGGCCGCCAATGGGCAGTACACGCTCAACCTGGTGCCGCCGGACAAGCGAAAAGCGAGCGCGCAGCAGCTCATGGCCGTGCTGCGCAAAGAGCTCTCGGGCATTCCCGGCGTCAAGGCATCCATTCAGGATCCTTCGCAGCAAAGCTTTGGCGCCGCCAAAGGCTCGCCGGTGGCCTTCACGGTGCGCGGCTCGGATTGGGACCAGCTGGTCGCGGCGTCGACGAAGCTGCAGCAGGATCTCGAGGCCAGCGGTGTCGCGGTGGATTTGAACTCCGATTACCGCATTGGCTCGCCCGAGCTGCAAATCATTCCGGACCGCGCGCGGGCCACGGAGCTGGGCATTTCGGTGTCCGACTTGGGCAGCACCGTGAGCGCGCTGGTGGGCGGCAACACCGTGGGCAAGTTCACCACGGAGGGGCGGCGCATCGACATTCGCATGCGGCTTTTGGCCTCACAGCGTTCGCGGCCCGAAGATCTCTCGCTGATCCAGATGCGCGCCGCCACCGGGCAGCTGGTTCCCATGTCCATGGTGGTGACCCAACGCGAGCAGCCCGTGCTGCAGACGATTAGCCATCTGGATCGCGAGCGCGCCATCAGCATCAACGGCAACGTGGGGCCGGGGCACTCGCAGGCGGAGGCCATGACCAAGGTGATGGATCTCGCCAAAGCCTTGCCCATGGGCATTCACGTGGTGGCCACGGGCCAGGCCTCGCAGCTCGAGGAAACCACGGGCGGCCTTTGGTTCGCGCTCGGCATCGGCATCTTGGTCGCGTACATGGTGCTGGCGAGCCAGTTCAATTCGTTTCTTCACCCCGTCACGGTGCTGACCATTCTTCCGCTGGCCGTGGCCGGGGCGGTGATGGGGCTCGTGGTTTCGGGCAAATCGCTCAATCTATTTAGCATGATTGGCCTTTTGCTCTTGATGGGTATCGTGAAAAAGAATGCCATTTTGCTCGTCGAATATGCGAACCACGTGCGCGAGCAGGAACCACATCTGGATGCCGCCGAGGCGATGAAAAAGGCAGGGCCGCTGCGTCTGCGGCCCATTCTGATGACCACCGTGGCGACGATGATGGCCGCCGTGCCCCCCATTCTGGGGCTCGGGCCGGGCACCGAGACGCGCAGCCCGATGGCCGCGGCGGTGCTCGGCGGGCTCACGGTGTCGACGATCCTGAGCCTGGTGGTCGTGCCGGCGTTTTACGTGGTCACCGATCGGGCGAAGGTGCGGCTGGCCGCGCGGCTCTTCACGGCGCGAGCGCCATCGCCGTGA
- a CDS encoding TetR/AcrR family transcriptional regulator has translation MTKPSQRGAAKIPYVLPRGTHHLSRDVVEASQRERMLDAMTELCATKGFAQVTVAEIVGCASVGKTTFYELFDDKEACFIAAYDRAVQQAVAVMQAQTEGRLRPEERIRAAIRAMLRFVAEDEHRARLLLLEPFAAGPAATARMMATHRMAERIYIQGRAAARAQWPEYPPISEVRAQAIIGAMNAPMTAAVQAGRARSVLALEDELLRTITAMALAP, from the coding sequence ATGACCAAACCGTCGCAACGCGGCGCGGCAAAAATTCCCTATGTGCTTCCCCGCGGCACGCACCACTTGAGTCGAGACGTCGTGGAAGCGTCGCAGCGCGAGCGTATGCTCGATGCCATGACGGAATTGTGCGCCACCAAAGGATTTGCGCAGGTCACCGTGGCGGAAATTGTCGGATGCGCCAGTGTGGGCAAAACCACGTTCTACGAATTGTTCGACGACAAGGAGGCATGCTTCATCGCCGCCTACGATCGCGCCGTGCAGCAAGCCGTCGCCGTCATGCAGGCGCAAACGGAAGGCCGGCTGCGCCCCGAGGAACGCATTCGCGCGGCCATTCGCGCGATGTTGCGCTTCGTCGCGGAGGACGAACATCGCGCGAGGCTCTTACTTCTCGAACCCTTCGCCGCCGGCCCCGCCGCCACCGCCAGAATGATGGCCACCCACCGCATGGCCGAACGGATTTACATCCAGGGCCGCGCGGCAGCCCGCGCGCAATGGCCCGAATATCCACCCATCAGCGAGGTGCGCGCCCAAGCCATCATCGGCGCGATGAACGCCCCGATGACCGCGGCGGTTCAGGCGGGGCGCGCCCGCTCCGTGCTCGCACTGGAGGACGAGCTATTGCGCACCATCACGGCGATGGCGCTCGCGCCGTGA
- a CDS encoding alpha/beta fold hydrolase has product MRKYVCAGLIALGVSFVGGDVLEAQAAEVADLPVVYNALAAAPGIAAPDSPPPGANDWNCAPSAAHPYPVVLVHGTGANMRLNWNALSPLLKNNRYCVYALNFGANIVTNLSAGVVNALGPITESAGELSAFVDRVLAATHAPKVDIVGHSQGGMMPNYYIKFLGGAPKVHSMVGLAPDNHGTDVSGLLHLANALTQAFPGLAAFVYNIVGEFAPGGVDQKFDSPFIKKLNSVPDTVSGIRYTVIATHYDQVVTPVASQFLSGENVTNVYVQDKCSLDHADHIALAFDHIALREVLNALDPEHASSTECTPVAPFFGG; this is encoded by the coding sequence ATGCGAAAGTACGTGTGCGCGGGCCTGATCGCATTGGGCGTGTCCTTCGTCGGCGGCGATGTATTGGAAGCGCAAGCTGCGGAGGTCGCAGATTTGCCCGTTGTTTACAACGCGCTCGCAGCAGCGCCGGGCATCGCGGCCCCAGACTCTCCGCCGCCCGGTGCCAATGACTGGAATTGTGCTCCGAGCGCCGCACACCCCTACCCCGTGGTGCTGGTGCATGGCACGGGCGCGAACATGCGCCTCAATTGGAATGCGCTTTCGCCGCTGCTCAAGAACAATCGCTATTGCGTTTATGCTCTCAACTTCGGAGCGAACATCGTCACGAACCTCAGTGCGGGTGTGGTGAACGCGCTCGGCCCCATCACCGAATCGGCGGGCGAGCTGTCGGCCTTCGTCGACCGCGTGCTCGCGGCGACGCACGCGCCCAAGGTGGACATCGTGGGCCACTCGCAGGGCGGGATGATGCCGAACTACTACATCAAGTTCCTCGGTGGCGCGCCCAAGGTGCACTCCATGGTCGGCCTCGCCCCGGACAACCACGGCACGGACGTGAGCGGTCTGCTTCACCTCGCGAATGCATTGACGCAGGCGTTTCCGGGGCTCGCGGCCTTCGTGTACAACATCGTGGGCGAGTTCGCGCCCGGCGGGGTCGATCAAAAGTTCGATTCGCCATTCATCAAGAAGCTGAACAGCGTGCCCGATACCGTTTCCGGCATTCGCTACACGGTCATCGCGACCCACTACGATCAGGTGGTCACGCCCGTGGCCTCGCAGTTTCTCTCGGGCGAAAACGTGACCAACGTTTACGTGCAGGACAAGTGCTCGCTCGACCATGCGGATCACATCGCGCTGGCCTTCGATCACATCGCACTGCGCGAGGTGCTCAATGCGCTCGATCCGGAGCACGCGAGCTCCACCGAGTGCACGCCGGTCGCGCCCTTCTTCGGCGGTTGA
- a CDS encoding helix-turn-helix transcriptional regulator translates to MASSSDGPFLLAVELRQTTPRSTKWHSHARGQLLGAMNGLLSVGVKGQQWVVPASHAAWVPPHCAHSLRSHGPFSGWSVYIAEGACTELGAQPCTIKVSSLLREAVRRAATWNKAELDARQVHIAHVILDEIGAAEREPLGLPQPRDARLLRITDAIAANLSDGRRLEAWAKWAGIPSRTLSRRFIAETGFSFGAWRQRARLLRALEWLADGKPVTAVALDLGYDNVSAFIDMFRRTLGTTPGRYFGP, encoded by the coding sequence TTGGCCTCGTCGTCCGATGGCCCGTTCCTGCTCGCCGTCGAACTCAGGCAGACCACCCCTCGTTCGACGAAATGGCACAGTCACGCGCGAGGGCAGTTGCTTGGCGCGATGAATGGGCTGCTTTCGGTCGGCGTGAAGGGGCAGCAGTGGGTCGTTCCTGCGAGCCATGCCGCATGGGTGCCACCGCACTGTGCCCATTCGTTGCGCTCGCACGGCCCTTTTTCCGGATGGAGCGTGTACATCGCCGAGGGCGCCTGCACCGAGCTCGGGGCGCAGCCTTGCACGATCAAGGTCTCGAGTCTGTTGCGTGAAGCGGTACGCCGTGCCGCTACCTGGAATAAGGCCGAACTCGACGCGCGGCAGGTGCACATCGCCCATGTGATCCTGGACGAGATCGGCGCGGCCGAGCGCGAGCCGCTTGGCCTGCCGCAGCCACGCGATGCGCGCCTGCTGCGAATCACCGACGCCATTGCAGCCAACCTGTCCGATGGCCGTCGTCTGGAAGCCTGGGCGAAGTGGGCAGGCATCCCATCGCGGACCTTGAGTCGTCGCTTCATCGCCGAGACGGGTTTCAGCTTCGGCGCCTGGCGACAGCGCGCGCGTCTACTGCGGGCACTCGAATGGCTCGCCGACGGGAAGCCCGTGACGGCGGTCGCACTGGATCTCGGCTACGACAACGTCAGCGCGTTCATCGACATGTTCCGGCGCACACTCGGCACGACCCCAGGCCGGTATTTCGGGCCCTAG
- a CDS encoding nuclear transport factor 2 family protein, which produces MSTTNIEAALHDVLFRPDLDLQEAIDRHFSPEYRQRTDGQWTNRAEFVEHMAHLRSVVASGGLEVHEELTQGNLYADRHTVSVVKTDGTTVRTEVYLFAEFAPDGRFLRVEETTLMLEGHERDRNLGSAR; this is translated from the coding sequence ATGAGCACCACGAACATCGAAGCGGCCCTCCACGACGTCTTGTTCAGGCCCGACCTGGACCTCCAGGAGGCCATCGATCGGCACTTTTCCCCCGAGTATCGCCAGCGCACCGACGGCCAATGGACCAATCGCGCCGAGTTCGTCGAGCACATGGCGCACCTTCGCAGCGTCGTGGCGAGCGGAGGCCTGGAAGTCCACGAGGAATTGACCCAGGGAAATCTCTACGCCGATCGTCACACGGTCTCCGTCGTCAAAACCGATGGCACCACGGTCCGAACGGAGGTGTACCTTTTTGCCGAATTTGCACCAGATGGCCGCTTCCTTCGCGTCGAGGAGACCACCCTCATGCTGGAAGGCCACGAACGCGATCGCAACCTCGGCAGCGCGCGCTGA
- the treZ gene encoding malto-oligosyltrehalose trehalohydrolase, protein MTTTRFRAFVTTSPTCTLCLYDEAQKLVAEHAMAAQGDGHFEVALPGAGHGTLYRFRVNDRELPDPCARYLPHGVHGPAMVVESAYTWRHGPGVARPLAEQVIYELHVGTFTREGTYDAARARLRDLAELGVTTIELMPLAAFPGQRGWGYDGVALYAPFAPYGTPDDLRRFIDDAHGLGVGVLLDVVYNHFGPSGNYLSAYSEHYFNSDIRTAWGDAPDFSHAAMRRYVLDNARYWLTEFRFDGLRLDAVHAIVDDGSYPILRELSDMVATIEPRKVLIAEDERNDPGLVTTLGMDAVWADDFHHQVRTTLTGEQDGYYRAYTPGISGIAETVTRGWLYQGEIYAPKGKPRGKSAGELSAHAFVYCIQNHDQIGNRALGDRLTASVSLDAYCAASTLLLLLPMTPLLFMGQEWAASTPFLYFTDHEEPLGRAVSKGRREEFKSFSNFTDFPDPQDTDTFERSRLRWEERNESTHVRVLQLYRELLELRQRDSVFRHGSRERLRTTNEGGLLIVHQWREEDRRDLVVNFDRVAKPLPSAFQGRPASFTSGSPLDDNRIPASTAVVL, encoded by the coding sequence ATGACCACGACGCGCTTCCGGGCCTTCGTGACGACCAGCCCGACGTGCACGCTTTGTCTCTATGACGAGGCGCAGAAGCTCGTTGCCGAGCACGCGATGGCCGCCCAGGGGGATGGCCATTTCGAGGTCGCGTTGCCCGGCGCAGGGCACGGCACCCTGTACCGGTTTCGCGTGAACGACCGCGAGCTGCCCGATCCGTGTGCGCGCTACCTTCCTCATGGCGTGCACGGTCCCGCGATGGTCGTGGAATCGGCGTACACGTGGCGCCATGGCCCCGGTGTTGCGCGGCCGCTCGCGGAACAGGTGATTTACGAGCTGCACGTTGGAACCTTCACCCGCGAGGGCACGTACGACGCCGCACGCGCGCGCCTGCGTGACTTGGCGGAGCTGGGGGTGACCACGATCGAGCTCATGCCGCTGGCGGCCTTTCCCGGGCAGCGGGGATGGGGATACGACGGCGTTGCGCTGTATGCGCCATTTGCGCCGTACGGCACGCCGGACGACTTGCGTCGGTTCATCGACGATGCGCACGGCCTCGGGGTCGGTGTGCTGTTGGATGTGGTCTACAACCATTTCGGCCCGTCCGGGAACTACTTGTCGGCGTACAGCGAGCATTATTTCAACTCCGACATACGGACGGCGTGGGGCGATGCTCCGGATTTCTCGCATGCAGCCATGCGTCGCTACGTGCTGGACAATGCGCGCTATTGGCTTACCGAATTTCGCTTCGACGGGCTGAGGCTCGATGCCGTGCACGCCATCGTGGACGATGGATCGTACCCGATTTTGCGGGAGCTCTCGGACATGGTGGCGACCATCGAGCCGCGCAAGGTGCTCATCGCCGAGGACGAGCGCAACGATCCAGGGCTCGTGACGACCCTCGGCATGGACGCGGTTTGGGCCGACGATTTTCATCATCAGGTGCGCACGACGTTGACCGGCGAGCAGGATGGTTACTACCGTGCCTACACGCCCGGCATTTCAGGAATTGCCGAAACCGTCACACGCGGATGGCTCTACCAAGGCGAAATCTACGCGCCGAAGGGGAAACCTCGCGGCAAGAGCGCGGGCGAACTGTCCGCGCATGCGTTCGTGTATTGCATTCAGAACCACGACCAAATTGGCAATCGGGCCCTCGGCGACCGCCTCACCGCGTCCGTTTCGCTCGATGCCTACTGCGCGGCCTCCACCTTGCTGCTCCTCTTGCCCATGACGCCGCTCCTCTTCATGGGCCAGGAATGGGCAGCCTCGACGCCGTTTCTGTATTTCACCGACCATGAGGAGCCGCTCGGCCGCGCGGTCTCGAAGGGGCGGCGCGAGGAGTTCAAGTCGTTTTCCAACTTTACCGATTTCCCCGATCCCCAAGACACCGACACGTTCGAGCGGTCCCGCCTTCGCTGGGAGGAGCGCAACGAATCAACGCACGTACGCGTTCTGCAGTTGTATAGGGAGCTCCTCGAGCTTCGCCAACGAGATTCGGTATTTCGCCACGGTTCGAGGGAGCGGCTTCGGACGACGAACGAAGGCGGGCTGCTCATCGTGCACCAATGGCGCGAAGAAGATCGGCGCGATCTCGTGGTGAACTTCGACCGAGTCGCCAAGCCGCTCCCCAGCGCATTCCAAGGCCGCCCTGCCTCGTTCACGAGCGGGTCGCCGCTGGACGATAACCGAATCCCTGCTTCGACGGCCGTGGTTCTCTAG